In Deltaproteobacteria bacterium, the following are encoded in one genomic region:
- a CDS encoding DUF1343 domain-containing protein — translation MLQGKRLGLLSNPAAVDRKFQHSRSLIENRFPGQLKALFSPQHGFFGEKQDNMIPSDNLVDPILNIPVFSLYGVTRMPTKAMMEYIDTLIVDLQDVGTRVYTFIYTMALCLQSARSHGKQVIVLDRPNPLGGILIEGNCLKPEYSSFVGMYPIPMRHGLTIGELALLFNNHFEIGCELTVVPLAGWKRDMLFQDTGLPWISPSPNLPTLSSAMLYPGQVLWEGTNVSEGRGTTQPFEIFGAPFFDVGRLQETLTSKNLPGVHIRPLAFEPTSNKWTGELCYGFQLHVIKPKLFRPYFTTLVLLQAVVALHSDSFQWKSPPYEYEFEKLPFDVITGDPAVRSAIEALEPLEALRDGWEENLARFEEIRRPYFLYE, via the coding sequence ATGCTCCAAGGAAAACGCCTTGGGCTCTTGTCAAACCCCGCCGCGGTCGATCGAAAATTTCAGCACAGCCGCAGCTTGATTGAAAACCGTTTCCCCGGCCAGCTTAAGGCTCTTTTCAGCCCTCAGCACGGATTTTTTGGTGAAAAGCAGGACAACATGATCCCTTCCGATAATCTGGTCGACCCGATTCTCAATATACCTGTCTTCAGTCTCTATGGCGTAACCAGAATGCCCACTAAGGCCATGATGGAATACATAGACACGCTCATTGTTGATCTTCAAGACGTTGGGACCCGGGTCTATACCTTCATCTATACCATGGCCTTATGCCTGCAATCGGCTCGTTCTCATGGCAAGCAGGTCATAGTGTTGGACCGTCCAAACCCCCTTGGCGGAATCCTCATAGAAGGAAATTGCTTGAAACCCGAATACAGCTCTTTCGTTGGGATGTATCCTATTCCAATGCGTCACGGCCTCACCATTGGCGAACTGGCCCTTCTTTTTAACAACCACTTCGAAATAGGATGCGAATTGACCGTAGTACCCTTGGCAGGATGGAAACGTGACATGCTTTTCCAGGATACAGGCTTGCCGTGGATATCGCCTTCGCCGAATCTACCCACCCTATCCTCGGCCATGCTATATCCTGGACAAGTCTTATGGGAAGGCACCAATGTCTCTGAGGGCCGTGGCACTACTCAACCTTTTGAGATCTTTGGGGCGCCTTTTTTCGATGTAGGTCGTCTTCAAGAAACGCTGACCAGCAAGAATCTCCCGGGTGTCCACATTCGTCCGCTTGCCTTTGAACCCACGTCCAATAAGTGGACAGGAGAACTGTGTTACGGTTTTCAACTCCATGTTATCAAGCCCAAACTCTTCAGGCCCTACTTCACGACTCTGGTCCTTCTTCAGGCTGTGGTTGCTCTTCACTCTGATTCCTTTCAATGGAAGTCGCCGCCGTACGAATACGAGTTTGAGAAACTCCCCTTTGACGTGATCACAGGAGACCCTGCGGTCCGAAGTGCCATAGAAGCCCTCGAACCTCTGGAAGCTTTGAGAGACGGTTGGGAGGAAAATCTTGCGAGATTTGAGGAAATACGAAGGCCATATTTCCTCTATGAGTAA
- a CDS encoding 1-acyl-sn-glycerol-3-phosphate acyltransferase: protein MNFVQPVRGKIRKWVDAFLRSHHDHYTCSLPKDWGCFSPLSLILKSLFSHVSTNSTQTAFLKTLKDESFIVYVSKYKSNFEYLFYHIKYKSEGLPFPQFGFDYTILIWQRLSRLIRIALAHLDHLLRHKTLPDPYVSGFFKRELESGKAAFLSLVDRKGFYHRFVKAKRDPLEYLIELQHEISRPIHIIPQWLLFSKKPQDVPLGLVDIFFGSEENPGRLRRWMAILRTPQKAFVETSDPLNLLSFVQKADNQERSAQQQAFVLRQMLLDQINRHRQSITGPVLKTRVELKELILRNERFQDFMRGYAQTGKKNLADLHKKADEDLNDIAADYSPHFIQAISMIFGWIWKTMFDGIVLDMEGLNRVKSAATRAPIVFVPCHRSHFDYLILSHVLITNNMPCPHVTAGQNLAFWPVGTLFRKSGAFFIRRSFHGARLYAQVFSEYVRMLIQQGFNIEFFIEGGRSRTGKMALPKTGLLTILIEAYKTGACQDLIFAPVYVGYDRLLEESAILGELEGREKKQESFAQLIRARKLLNKRHGRVYVQFDEPISLKALVSEAGKSLQDMEHAEYQALGRNLAYRIINAVNRISVVTSQAITASAILNYPKHSFTQSDLMTCVETYLNYLIFHNARLSENLDDTLLGIKNVLAIYSKRKFVEKQKIKAKDEPPPADPRYVASENKRMNLEYYKNNCIHHFVPAAYTALAILSYDAFQFSASALHSDYNFLQEFFKYEFAYDVEKTPEYMVRKTLKAFIDDAILMPHPTLPDTYNITSAGLRKLLFFAGFLKTYFESYRVVLDVLKGYGRRELVKKERMKKIRALGDQLYKQQEVERREALSHINYENGLTFFNFKGIRGNEDQQGIEFYSQVIRKYLNCFMVQK, encoded by the coding sequence ATGAATTTTGTCCAACCCGTCAGGGGTAAAATAAGAAAATGGGTCGATGCATTTCTTCGTAGCCATCATGATCACTACACCTGTAGCCTGCCAAAAGACTGGGGGTGCTTTTCACCGTTATCCTTGATTTTGAAGTCGCTCTTCTCGCACGTTTCCACGAACTCGACGCAAACTGCCTTCTTAAAAACCCTTAAGGACGAATCATTTATTGTCTATGTATCCAAGTATAAAAGCAACTTCGAGTACCTGTTTTATCATATCAAATACAAAAGCGAGGGGCTCCCTTTCCCTCAATTCGGCTTTGATTACACTATATTGATCTGGCAGAGGCTCTCCAGGCTCATTCGCATTGCTCTTGCCCATCTAGATCACCTGCTCCGGCACAAGACTCTGCCCGACCCATATGTCTCAGGCTTTTTCAAACGTGAACTGGAGTCCGGCAAGGCGGCCTTCTTATCTCTGGTAGACCGCAAGGGATTTTACCACCGGTTTGTGAAGGCAAAGCGCGATCCTTTGGAGTATCTCATTGAACTTCAGCACGAGATCTCGCGTCCAATCCATATCATCCCCCAGTGGCTACTTTTCAGCAAGAAACCCCAGGATGTGCCATTAGGCCTTGTGGATATCTTCTTTGGCAGCGAGGAAAATCCCGGACGACTCCGACGGTGGATGGCAATACTGCGCACTCCTCAAAAAGCTTTTGTGGAGACTTCAGATCCATTGAATCTCTTGTCATTTGTCCAGAAAGCGGACAACCAGGAAAGAAGCGCCCAACAACAGGCCTTTGTCCTTAGACAGATGCTTCTGGATCAGATAAATCGTCACCGCCAGAGCATCACCGGACCGGTTCTCAAAACAAGGGTTGAACTAAAAGAGCTGATCCTGAGAAACGAGCGCTTCCAGGATTTCATGAGAGGTTATGCCCAAACCGGCAAAAAAAACCTGGCAGACTTGCATAAGAAGGCGGATGAAGATCTAAATGACATCGCCGCTGATTACAGTCCCCACTTCATTCAGGCCATTAGCATGATCTTCGGCTGGATATGGAAAACCATGTTTGATGGCATTGTCCTCGACATGGAAGGCCTGAACAGAGTGAAAAGCGCGGCCACAAGGGCCCCGATTGTGTTTGTTCCTTGTCATAGAAGCCACTTTGATTACCTCATCCTTTCACACGTACTCATTACAAACAACATGCCTTGTCCGCACGTAACCGCAGGACAGAATCTGGCCTTCTGGCCCGTGGGGACCCTTTTCAGAAAAAGCGGGGCCTTTTTCATCAGGCGGTCTTTTCACGGCGCAAGGCTCTACGCACAGGTTTTTTCAGAATACGTGCGCATGTTAATCCAGCAGGGCTTTAACATTGAGTTCTTTATCGAGGGAGGCCGGAGTCGAACAGGAAAGATGGCTCTTCCAAAGACTGGGCTACTTACAATACTCATAGAGGCTTATAAAACCGGGGCATGTCAGGATTTGATATTTGCGCCTGTCTACGTGGGATACGACCGCCTACTGGAAGAGAGCGCAATCTTAGGTGAGCTGGAAGGACGCGAAAAAAAGCAGGAAAGCTTTGCACAGTTGATCCGTGCGCGAAAACTCCTCAACAAAAGACACGGCCGGGTATATGTTCAATTTGACGAGCCGATATCTCTGAAGGCTTTGGTTTCTGAAGCCGGAAAATCGCTCCAAGATATGGAGCATGCTGAATACCAGGCCTTGGGTCGCAACCTCGCCTACCGGATTATTAATGCTGTTAATCGCATCTCGGTGGTGACATCTCAGGCAATCACAGCCAGCGCCATTCTAAATTATCCCAAGCACAGTTTTACTCAAAGCGACCTTATGACTTGCGTGGAGACATATCTCAATTATCTGATTTTCCATAATGCACGCTTGTCGGAAAACCTCGATGACACCCTCCTTGGAATAAAGAATGTCTTGGCCATCTACAGCAAACGCAAGTTCGTAGAAAAACAAAAGATCAAAGCAAAGGACGAGCCGCCTCCTGCCGATCCAAGATATGTGGCATCTGAGAACAAGCGCATGAACCTGGAATACTACAAAAACAACTGCATCCATCATTTCGTGCCGGCCGCTTACACTGCCTTGGCAATCCTGTCCTATGATGCATTTCAATTCTCCGCATCGGCCCTGCATTCTGACTACAATTTCCTGCAAGAGTTCTTCAAATACGAATTTGCCTATGATGTGGAAAAGACGCCTGAATACATGGTCAGAAAAACCCTTAAGGCCTTCATTGATGACGCTATTCTTATGCCTCATCCCACGCTTCCTGATACGTACAATATTACCTCGGCAGGCCTGCGAAAACTTCTGTTTTTTGCAGGCTTTCTAAAAACCTATTTTGAATCGTACCGCGTCGTCCTTGATGTCCTGAAAGGCTATGGCCGAAGGGAACTGGTCAAGAAAGAGCGCATGAAAAAGATCAGGGCCCTTGGCGATCAATTGTACAAGCAACAGGAGGTTGAAAGAAGGGAGGCGCTTTCTCACATCAACTATGAAAATGGCCTGACGTTTTTCAACTTCAAGGGAATCCGGGGAAACGAAGATCAGCAAGGTATTGAATTCTACAGCCAAGTTATAAGGAAATATCTCAACTGCTTTATGGTTCAGAAGTAG
- a CDS encoding histidinol-phosphate transaminase: protein MKVPDYIAKLKAYVPGKPIEELEREYGTSGSIKLASNENPIGPSPKAVEAIKEALKDLHRYPDGYNYLLRQRLGEKLQVSSSEIVFGNGSNEIIELLARTFLQEGDEVIMPSPSFLMYEIMVQAAGARPVKVSLKDLAVDLEKMAERVSGDTRMVFVNNPNNPTGTIVSRDAFEAFLDRISSDVIVVMDEAYIEFVRAEVCPRGLDYLDSEKAVVTLRTFSKAYGLAGLRIGYGVMKKDIADYINRVRQPFNTNMLAQVGALAALNDDAFFERTIRMVHEELDFLYEQVSKMGLRYFPTQANFFLINLKQDANEVFERLLSRGVIVRAMTAYGYPNYIRVNVGLPEENQRFVEALKEVL from the coding sequence ATGAAAGTGCCTGACTATATCGCCAAACTAAAGGCTTATGTGCCTGGCAAGCCAATTGAAGAACTCGAACGAGAATACGGCACCAGCGGTTCTATCAAGCTTGCCTCCAACGAGAACCCCATTGGACCATCCCCAAAGGCCGTTGAGGCCATAAAGGAGGCGCTGAAGGACCTTCATCGGTATCCTGATGGCTACAACTACCTGCTGAGGCAGCGGTTGGGCGAAAAGCTCCAGGTTTCAAGCAGTGAGATAGTTTTTGGAAACGGCTCCAATGAGATCATAGAGCTCTTGGCTCGCACGTTTCTTCAAGAGGGCGATGAGGTGATTATGCCATCTCCTTCGTTTCTGATGTATGAGATCATGGTGCAGGCTGCTGGAGCAAGACCTGTTAAGGTTTCTCTGAAAGACCTCGCGGTGGATTTGGAAAAAATGGCTGAACGTGTCTCTGGGGATACGCGTATGGTTTTTGTAAACAACCCTAACAACCCTACGGGAACAATCGTTTCAAGGGATGCCTTTGAGGCATTTCTGGACCGAATTTCTTCGGACGTGATTGTCGTGATGGATGAGGCGTATATTGAGTTTGTGCGAGCCGAGGTTTGTCCAAGAGGTCTTGATTACTTGGATTCAGAAAAAGCGGTGGTGACTCTGCGGACGTTCTCAAAAGCATATGGCCTGGCCGGACTTCGCATTGGCTACGGGGTGATGAAGAAGGATATTGCGGATTACATTAATCGAGTAAGGCAACCTTTTAATACCAATATGCTGGCGCAGGTTGGCGCTCTGGCGGCTTTGAACGACGATGCCTTTTTCGAAAGAACTATTAGGATGGTCCACGAGGAATTGGACTTTCTGTATGAACAAGTGAGTAAGATGGGACTTAGATATTTCCCTACCCAAGCCAACTTCTTTCTCATAAACCTTAAACAGGATGCCAATGAGGTCTTTGAGAGGTTGCTTTCGAGGGGGGTGATTGTCCGTGCTATGACCGCATATGGATACCCGAACTACATTCGTGTGAACGTGGGACTGCCTGAAGAAAACCAGCGTTTTGTCGAGGCCTTGAAAGAAGTGCTTTAG